One Acidimicrobiia bacterium genomic window carries:
- a CDS encoding Gfo/Idh/MocA family oxidoreductase: MSTNTVRIGILGAARIAPGAVIKPAQHSSEAIVTAVAARDRARAEAFAAKHQIPNVRDSYDALVADPEIDAIYNPLPNGLHAQWTIAALEAGKHVLCEKPFTANAQEAEQVAAVADRTGRVVMEAFHYRYHPLAHRMVELVESGDLGTIRRIETSLCFPLPKFSDIRYQYDLAGGATMDVGAYTVHMARVLGREEPEVVSATAKRRTPDIDRAMRAELRFPSGHTAQITCSMWSSWVIQTYARVIGDRGELHVINPTSPQMWHRMRVKTSGTTRREKFSRRPTYEYQLDAFCGAVLRGEPTLTPPSDSIANMRVLDAIYIAAGMTPRGT; this comes from the coding sequence ATGAGCACGAACACCGTTCGCATCGGGATCCTCGGCGCCGCGCGCATCGCGCCGGGCGCGGTCATCAAGCCCGCGCAGCACTCGTCCGAGGCGATCGTCACGGCCGTCGCGGCGCGCGACCGCGCCCGCGCCGAGGCCTTCGCCGCGAAGCATCAGATCCCCAACGTCCGCGATTCGTACGACGCGCTCGTCGCCGATCCCGAGATCGACGCGATCTACAACCCGCTCCCGAACGGACTGCACGCGCAATGGACGATCGCCGCGCTCGAAGCGGGCAAGCACGTGCTGTGCGAGAAGCCGTTCACCGCGAACGCGCAGGAGGCCGAGCAGGTCGCGGCCGTCGCGGACCGCACGGGCCGGGTCGTGATGGAGGCCTTCCATTACCGCTACCACCCGCTCGCGCACCGCATGGTCGAGCTCGTGGAGAGCGGCGACCTCGGAACGATCCGTCGCATCGAGACGTCTTTGTGCTTCCCACTGCCGAAGTTCTCCGACATCCGCTATCAGTACGACCTCGCGGGCGGCGCGACGATGGACGTCGGCGCGTACACCGTGCACATGGCGCGCGTGCTCGGTCGCGAAGAGCCGGAGGTCGTATCGGCCACCGCGAAGCGCCGGACACCGGACATCGATCGTGCGATGCGCGCCGAGCTGCGCTTCCCGAGCGGCCATACCGCGCAAATCACGTGCTCCATGTGGTCGTCGTGGGTGATCCAGACGTACGCGCGCGTGATCGGCGACCGCGGCGAGTTGCACGTCATCAACCCGACGTCCCCGCAGATGTGGCACCGCATGCGCGTGAAGACGAGCGGCACGACGCGCAGGGAGAAGTTCTCGCGTCGCCCGACCTACGAGTATCAGCTCGACGCGTTCTGCGGCGCGGTGCTGCGCGGCGAGCCGACGCTCACCCCGCCGTCGGACTCGATCGCCAACATGCGCGTGCTCGACGCGATCTACATCGCGGCGGGAATGACGCCGCGCGGCACCTGA
- a CDS encoding PadR family transcriptional regulator, translating to MTVSTTMLGLLEARPSHGYELKRAYDRRFRHDRPLPFGQVYATLARLERDGRVRVDGTEPGGGPERKRYAITDDGVAELERWLASPEAPEPHLQTVLFTKVVLALLSGRDADRFLDAQRAAHLARMRELTAKRRAGGIADALVADYALFHLEADLRWIDLTASRLARLAEEVADDRNN from the coding sequence ATGACGGTGTCGACCACGATGTTGGGCCTGCTCGAGGCCCGTCCGAGCCACGGCTACGAGCTGAAACGGGCCTACGACCGCCGCTTCCGGCACGACCGTCCGCTTCCCTTCGGTCAGGTCTACGCGACCCTCGCCCGCCTCGAGCGCGACGGCCGGGTGCGGGTCGACGGCACGGAACCCGGCGGTGGACCGGAGCGCAAGCGCTATGCGATCACCGACGACGGCGTGGCCGAGCTCGAGCGCTGGCTCGCTTCGCCCGAGGCGCCGGAGCCGCACTTGCAGACCGTGCTGTTCACGAAGGTGGTGCTCGCGCTGCTCTCGGGCCGCGATGCCGACCGCTTCCTCGACGCCCAGCGCGCCGCGCACCTCGCGCGCATGCGCGAGCTGACGGCGAAGCGTCGCGCCGGCGGGATCGCCGATGCGCTCGTCGCCGACTACGCGCTCTTCCACCTCGAGGCCGACCTGCGGTGGATCGACCTGACCGCCTCTCGTCTCGCCCGACTCGCCGAGGAGGTTGCCGATGACCGCAACAACTGA
- a CDS encoding ABC transporter ATP-binding protein, with amino-acid sequence MTATTDRSCLSARGVTRSFGTTNALRGVDVDVARGEVLAVMGPSGSGKSTLLHCLAGILRPDAGEIWFDGARIDTRSERARTELRRQRFGFVFQFGQLVPELTAVENVALPMLLSGVARREAIATAGAWFGRLRLDELETRRPGELSGGEAQRVALARAMVGHPDVVFADEPTGSLDSLAGELVMDLLVDTARLEGTTVVLVTHEPRVAAFADREIVVRDGRIAVPVAS; translated from the coding sequence ATGACCGCAACAACTGACCGAAGCTGCCTTTCGGCTCGGGGCGTGACCCGCTCCTTCGGTACCACCAACGCGCTGCGCGGCGTCGACGTCGACGTCGCGCGCGGCGAAGTGCTCGCGGTGATGGGCCCGAGCGGCTCGGGCAAGTCGACCTTGCTGCACTGCCTGGCGGGCATCCTGCGCCCCGACGCGGGCGAGATCTGGTTCGACGGGGCGCGGATCGACACGCGATCCGAACGGGCGCGCACCGAGCTTCGCCGTCAGCGCTTCGGCTTCGTGTTCCAGTTCGGACAGCTCGTGCCCGAGCTCACCGCAGTCGAGAACGTCGCGCTGCCGATGTTGCTCTCCGGCGTCGCGCGCCGCGAAGCGATCGCAACCGCGGGCGCGTGGTTCGGGAGGCTGCGACTCGACGAACTGGAGACGCGCCGGCCGGGTGAGCTCTCGGGTGGCGAAGCGCAGCGCGTCGCGCTCGCGCGTGCGATGGTCGGGCATCCGGACGTCGTGTTCGCCGACGAGCCGACCGGATCGCTCGACTCCCTCGCGGGCGAGCTCGTGATGGACCTGCTCGTCGACACCGCGCGCCTCGAGGGCACGACCGTGGTGCTCGTCACGCACGAGCCGCGCGTCGCCGCGTTCGCCGATCGCGAGATCGTCGTGCGTGACGGTCGCATCGCCGTTCCGGTTGCGTCGTGA
- a CDS encoding DHA2 family efflux MFS transporter permease subunit, which produces MRAQLKDPEIAHRRRWLTLTVLCISLMVIGLDNTILNVALPTLSHTKAAGGLGASGSALQWIVDSYTLVFAGLLLTMGSLGDRFGRYKFLTFGLVVFGTGSVLSAFAPSAGVLIATRSLMGIGGACIMPGTLSILSNVFRSSSERAVAIGIWAGVSALGVGIGPVAGGALLTHFWWGSVFLVNVPIVITALALGYFLVPDSSDRTTPKLDPAGAGLSIVSLGVLLWAIIEAPSHGWTSPGILGAFAAGIVLLTSFFLWELKYSSPMLDLHFFQNPRFSAASAAIMLVFLALYGTIFLLTQYLQSVLGYSTLKAGAVLIPQSIALMTFAFLSPRFVRFAGNKLVVATGLLLVAASLFGFLTLNAGSSMLDVIIVTVLMGVGMGNVMSPATESIMGALPREKAGVGSAMNDTTRQVGGAIGVAVLGSILSSQYGPNLASRLRGKVPAPLITGARDSVGRAIDVVSRAPGARYRAQIISAAHQSFIGGLHLASVVAAVIVLVAAAGVLRWLPARAVDVGEDGPVFAPVVDEPVPVGASAD; this is translated from the coding sequence GTGCGAGCGCAGCTGAAAGACCCGGAGATCGCGCACCGCCGGCGCTGGCTGACGCTGACCGTGTTGTGCATCAGCCTGATGGTGATCGGGCTCGACAACACGATCCTCAACGTTGCACTGCCGACGCTGTCGCACACGAAGGCGGCCGGTGGGCTCGGAGCCTCGGGCAGCGCGCTCCAGTGGATCGTCGACTCCTACACCCTCGTGTTCGCGGGCCTGCTGCTCACGATGGGCAGCCTCGGTGACCGCTTCGGTCGCTACAAGTTCCTCACCTTCGGCCTCGTCGTGTTCGGCACCGGATCCGTGCTCTCGGCGTTCGCGCCTTCGGCCGGCGTGCTGATCGCGACCCGGTCGCTGATGGGAATCGGCGGCGCCTGCATCATGCCGGGCACGCTCTCGATCCTCTCGAACGTCTTCCGCAGCTCCTCGGAGCGCGCGGTGGCGATCGGCATCTGGGCCGGCGTCTCCGCGCTCGGCGTCGGCATCGGTCCGGTCGCCGGCGGCGCGCTGCTCACGCACTTCTGGTGGGGCTCGGTGTTCCTCGTGAACGTCCCGATCGTCATCACCGCGTTGGCGCTCGGCTACTTCCTCGTCCCCGACTCCTCGGACCGCACGACACCGAAGCTCGACCCGGCCGGCGCGGGCCTCTCGATCGTGAGCCTCGGCGTCCTGCTCTGGGCGATCATCGAAGCGCCGAGCCACGGCTGGACGTCGCCCGGGATCCTGGGCGCGTTCGCGGCGGGCATCGTGCTCCTCACGTCGTTCTTCCTGTGGGAGCTGAAGTACTCGAGCCCGATGCTCGACCTGCACTTCTTCCAGAACCCGCGGTTCTCCGCGGCGAGCGCGGCGATCATGCTCGTGTTCCTCGCGCTCTACGGCACGATCTTCCTGCTCACGCAGTATCTGCAGTCGGTGCTCGGCTACTCGACGCTGAAGGCCGGCGCGGTGCTGATCCCGCAGTCGATCGCGCTGATGACCTTCGCGTTCCTCAGTCCGCGGTTCGTGCGCTTCGCGGGCAACAAGCTCGTCGTCGCGACGGGCCTACTGCTCGTCGCGGCGTCGCTCTTCGGCTTCCTCACGCTCAATGCCGGGTCGAGCATGCTCGACGTCATCATCGTCACGGTGCTGATGGGTGTGGGGATGGGCAACGTCATGTCGCCCGCGACGGAATCGATCATGGGCGCGTTGCCGCGCGAGAAGGCGGGCGTCGGTTCCGCGATGAACGACACGACGCGCCAGGTCGGTGGCGCCATCGGTGTCGCCGTGCTCGGATCCATCCTGTCGTCGCAGTACGGACCGAACCTCGCGTCACGTTTGCGGGGCAAGGTGCCGGCGCCGCTCATCACGGGAGCGCGCGACTCGGTCGGTCGCGCGATCGACGTCGTGAGCCGCGCGCCCGGCGCGCGCTATCGCGCGCAGATCATCTCGGCCGCGCACCAGAGCTTCATCGGGGGCCTGCACCTCGCATCCGTGGTCGCCGCGGTCATCGTGCTCGTCGCGGCCGCCGGTGTGCTGCGCTGGCTGCCGGCCCGCGCGGTCGACGTCGGCGAGGACGGCCCCGTCTTTGCGCCCGTCGTCGACGAGCCCGTACCCGTCGGCGCCTCTGCCGACTGA
- a CDS encoding SDR family NAD(P)-dependent oxidoreductase yields MSFGSESTTDEVLAGRDLSGQWVLVTGASAGLGQETARAVAARGANVVLAVRDVEKGERAAEPVRAAASELGATVELRAVDLASLASVRAFTDELRAAHDRLDVIVANAGVMATPEGRTADGFEMQFGTNHLGHFVLVNRLRPLLASPGRIVNLSSAGHRFSPVVLDDVNFDRTPYDAWQAYGRSKTANILFSVELDRRGRGAGQRACAVHPGTVVTELGRHLTDETLGALAAARSGQETVWKTPAVGAATTVWSGFVAGPDEIGGRYCEDCHVAEATSDPNRSGGVRDYALDPETAARLWARSEELVGEAFAS; encoded by the coding sequence ATGAGCTTCGGAAGCGAATCGACGACCGACGAAGTGCTCGCCGGTCGTGATCTGAGCGGACAGTGGGTGCTCGTCACCGGCGCGTCGGCGGGTCTCGGCCAGGAGACCGCGCGCGCCGTCGCGGCGCGCGGCGCGAACGTCGTGTTGGCCGTGCGCGATGTCGAGAAGGGGGAGCGCGCCGCGGAACCGGTGCGCGCGGCCGCGTCCGAGCTCGGCGCGACCGTCGAGCTGCGCGCCGTCGACCTCGCGTCGCTCGCGTCGGTGCGCGCCTTCACCGACGAACTGCGCGCCGCCCACGATCGTCTCGACGTCATCGTCGCCAATGCGGGCGTGATGGCGACGCCCGAGGGTCGCACCGCCGACGGGTTCGAGATGCAGTTCGGCACGAACCATCTCGGTCACTTCGTGCTCGTGAACCGACTGCGGCCGTTGCTCGCGAGTCCGGGGCGGATCGTCAATCTGTCGTCGGCCGGACACCGCTTCAGCCCGGTGGTGCTCGACGACGTGAACTTCGATCGGACGCCGTACGACGCGTGGCAGGCCTACGGTCGGTCGAAGACGGCGAACATCCTCTTCTCGGTCGAGCTCGACCGACGGGGCCGCGGCGCCGGGCAGCGCGCCTGCGCGGTACATCCCGGCACGGTCGTGACCGAGCTCGGTCGCCATCTCACCGACGAGACCCTCGGCGCGCTCGCGGCGGCGCGGTCGGGCCAGGAGACGGTGTGGAAGACGCCGGCCGTCGGCGCGGCCACGACCGTCTGGAGCGGATTCGTGGCCGGCCCCGACGAGATCGGCGGCCGCTACTGCGAGGACTGCCACGTGGCCGAGGCGACGAGCGACCCGAACCGCTCGGGCGGCGTGCGTGACTACGCGCTCGACCCCGAGACGGCGGCCCGGCTCTGGGCTCGGTCCGAGGAGCTCGTGGGCGAGGCTTTCGCCTCCTGA
- a CDS encoding FtsX-like permease family protein: MIRLAARVSIGGGKESTVRLVLTALGVALGVTLLLIATVAFPALHAHDARSGWTDTSEHNRRPSVDESTSDALLWRLTDDEIGSRPIIRVDVAAEGSHAPVPSFLDRLPGPGELAASPAMERLLESTDRSLLADRYPGRVVETVGNGALEAPNQLVIFVGYTPAALHDAGAITVHSIETAPKAHTYADTLKLVFVIGALALLIPLLVFVSTATRLAAARREQRLAAMRLAGATPAQAGAVAAVEALVAGIVGTAVGFVGFVLLRPYAAHLPIDDGMSFYRSDLHLSLAFGVLIAVGVPLLAALAALVSLRRVRISPLGVTRQAVRRRPRGWRVLALVGSLVVFALSLAFHSGSYGATSTLVTIGAAFSLIVLSIVVCGPWLTVVVAKVMQRFGRRAPSLLAARRLEDNPSAGFRAISGLVLAVFVTSLVSSLAASHRASVHFGHASIADTTVGAVAASQSRAVPVGSSRDLGTLDATAASRLLDALQQIPGVTRVIDVRTVPGGVPIQAPRRFADGEVVKVRLPDPGVVRCTDAAALGLSPCVGTTTVDVGAILDRGSPPAATLGRVVSPAELTGQSLWGVAVLTNGHFDTIEHVRTDLERAFPGSQAMTGTDINAVDRRELSDAERLTNIALLVTLLIAGCSLAVAVAGGLVERKRPFALLRLSGMPLRQLHRVVLAEAAWPLLVVAAASAVLGFVVNGMLLAIVNSNQRFRFPAPSYWLTLGGGLAIALAIVGATLPLLDRLTSLETARFE, encoded by the coding sequence GTGATCCGCCTCGCCGCGCGCGTCAGCATCGGTGGTGGCAAGGAGTCCACCGTGCGGCTCGTGCTCACCGCGCTCGGAGTCGCGCTCGGCGTCACCCTGCTGCTCATCGCGACCGTCGCGTTCCCGGCGCTGCACGCACACGACGCGCGCTCCGGATGGACGGACACGTCGGAGCACAACCGGCGCCCGTCGGTCGATGAGTCGACGTCCGACGCACTCCTGTGGCGACTCACGGACGACGAGATCGGGAGCCGCCCGATCATCCGCGTCGACGTCGCCGCCGAAGGCTCACACGCGCCCGTCCCGAGCTTCCTCGATCGCCTGCCGGGTCCCGGTGAGCTCGCGGCGTCGCCCGCGATGGAACGACTGCTCGAGTCGACCGATCGCTCGCTGCTCGCGGATCGCTACCCCGGTCGGGTCGTCGAGACGGTCGGCAACGGCGCGCTCGAAGCGCCGAACCAGCTCGTGATCTTCGTCGGGTACACGCCGGCCGCGCTGCACGACGCCGGTGCGATCACGGTGCACAGCATCGAGACCGCGCCCAAAGCCCACACCTACGCCGACACGCTGAAGCTCGTGTTCGTGATCGGCGCGCTCGCGCTGCTGATCCCGCTGCTCGTGTTCGTGTCGACCGCGACGAGGCTCGCGGCAGCGCGGCGTGAGCAGCGACTCGCCGCGATGAGATTGGCGGGCGCGACGCCGGCGCAGGCGGGTGCGGTCGCCGCGGTCGAGGCGCTCGTCGCCGGGATCGTCGGCACCGCGGTCGGGTTCGTCGGCTTCGTGTTGCTGCGGCCGTATGCCGCGCACCTCCCGATCGACGACGGCATGTCCTTCTACCGTTCCGACCTCCACCTCTCGCTCGCGTTCGGCGTGCTCATCGCGGTCGGCGTGCCCTTGCTCGCCGCGCTGGCCGCCCTCGTGTCGTTGCGTCGGGTCCGCATCTCCCCGCTCGGCGTCACGCGCCAGGCGGTACGCCGCCGACCGCGCGGCTGGCGCGTGCTCGCGCTCGTCGGATCGCTCGTCGTGTTCGCGCTCTCGCTCGCGTTCCACTCGGGCTCGTACGGCGCGACGTCGACGCTGGTCACGATCGGCGCCGCATTCTCGTTGATCGTGCTCAGCATCGTGGTGTGCGGACCGTGGCTCACCGTCGTCGTGGCGAAGGTCATGCAGCGCTTCGGGCGGCGCGCGCCGTCGTTGCTCGCGGCGCGCCGACTCGAGGACAACCCGTCCGCCGGCTTTCGCGCCATCAGCGGCTTGGTCCTCGCGGTGTTCGTGACCAGCCTCGTGAGCTCGCTCGCTGCGAGCCACCGCGCGTCCGTCCACTTCGGTCACGCGTCCATCGCCGACACCACGGTCGGCGCGGTCGCGGCATCGCAGTCGCGCGCGGTTCCGGTCGGCTCGTCGCGCGACCTCGGCACCCTCGACGCGACTGCAGCATCGAGGTTGCTCGACGCGTTGCAGCAGATCCCAGGTGTCACGCGCGTGATCGACGTCCGGACCGTACCGGGAGGTGTGCCGATCCAAGCCCCCCGTCGCTTCGCCGACGGCGAAGTTGTGAAGGTGAGGCTGCCCGATCCCGGCGTCGTGCGCTGTACCGACGCGGCCGCACTCGGACTCTCACCCTGCGTCGGCACGACGACCGTCGACGTCGGCGCGATCCTCGATCGCGGAAGCCCACCCGCGGCAACGCTCGGACGCGTGGTCTCCCCCGCCGAGCTGACCGGGCAGTCGCTGTGGGGCGTCGCCGTGCTCACGAACGGTCACTTCGACACGATCGAGCACGTGCGCACCGACCTCGAGCGCGCGTTTCCCGGGTCGCAGGCAATGACGGGCACCGACATCAACGCGGTCGATCGCCGCGAGCTGAGCGACGCGGAGCGGCTCACGAACATCGCGCTCCTCGTCACATTGCTGATCGCGGGCTGCAGCCTCGCGGTGGCGGTCGCGGGTGGCCTCGTCGAACGGAAGCGGCCGTTCGCGTTGCTCCGGCTGAGCGGCATGCCGTTGCGCCAGCTGCACCGCGTCGTGCTCGCCGAGGCTGCATGGCCGTTGCTCGTGGTTGCGGCCGCGAGCGCGGTCCTCGGCTTCGTCGTCAACGGGATGCTGCTCGCGATCGTGAACTCGAACCAGAGGTTCCGCTTCCCCGCGCCGAGCTATTGGCTGACGCTCGGCGGCGGTCTCGCGATCGCATTGGCGATCGTCGGCGCGACGCTGCCGCTGCTCGACCGGCTCACCTCGTTGGAGACGGCGCGCTTCGAGTAG
- a CDS encoding vWA domain-containing protein yields MNSQWTKAAVRGQSGQVRHMELHGSDEATGPTSGTDGSTRDGRRVGRLRRDEGGFVLVWTALFIIVLLGFAALAVDLGHSYYVGQRAQNAADAAALAGAPYLPGDLAGAQGAARDMAEANGFGADKDITISADQDPTDPAQLIVTIHQNVATLFGRAIGFSSMDVSKSATATAGGSAQATATPVDMVIVLDRTGSMSDDDIDDLRTASRALLQSLDPATDHVALAALGQSSTTTQCPGGGAYGVKTTAATNMSWMIAPSPGMAPLADYQQSTGVLDENSQIVKSIDCITAARSQSSVGTDLGDPLAAAEAYLDTYARPGAQKDILFMTDGAANRTAPDQTTDQSNACDYANGKATTAKADSINIVTVGFGVGHAPCDSHDPTFPSANATKLLASMASPINGVAAADDNDCNTAAGQQAEDTDGDNFFCPAKGSNDLASVFVTAGQQLTGTSPPRLIK; encoded by the coding sequence GTGAACAGCCAATGGACGAAGGCCGCGGTGCGCGGTCAGTCAGGTCAGGTGCGGCACATGGAGCTCCACGGCTCGGACGAAGCAACAGGTCCGACGAGCGGGACGGACGGCTCGACGCGGGACGGGCGCCGCGTCGGCCGCCTCCGTCGCGACGAGGGCGGGTTCGTCCTGGTCTGGACGGCCCTGTTCATCATCGTGCTCCTGGGCTTCGCCGCGCTCGCGGTCGACCTCGGTCACTCGTACTACGTCGGCCAGCGGGCACAGAACGCGGCCGACGCCGCCGCGCTCGCCGGCGCGCCGTATCTCCCGGGCGACCTCGCCGGGGCGCAGGGCGCGGCGAGGGACATGGCCGAAGCGAACGGATTCGGTGCCGACAAGGACATCACCATCTCCGCGGATCAGGACCCGACCGACCCGGCGCAGCTCATCGTGACGATCCACCAGAACGTCGCGACCCTGTTCGGCCGCGCGATCGGCTTCAGCTCGATGGACGTGTCGAAGTCGGCGACGGCCACCGCCGGCGGCTCGGCACAGGCGACCGCGACCCCGGTCGACATGGTGATCGTGCTCGACCGCACCGGGAGCATGTCGGACGACGACATCGACGATCTGCGCACCGCGTCCCGTGCCCTCCTGCAGTCCCTCGACCCCGCCACCGACCACGTCGCGCTCGCGGCGCTCGGTCAGAGCAGCACCACAACGCAGTGCCCCGGCGGTGGGGCGTACGGCGTCAAGACGACGGCCGCAACCAACATGTCGTGGATGATCGCCCCGTCGCCGGGCATGGCTCCGCTCGCCGACTACCAGCAGTCCACAGGAGTGCTGGACGAGAACAGCCAGATCGTGAAGTCGATCGACTGCATCACGGCCGCTCGTTCGCAGTCGAGCGTCGGCACCGACCTCGGCGATCCGCTCGCCGCCGCCGAGGCCTACCTCGACACCTACGCCCGGCCCGGTGCGCAGAAGGACATCCTCTTCATGACCGACGGCGCGGCCAACCGGACCGCTCCGGACCAGACCACGGACCAGTCGAACGCGTGCGACTACGCGAACGGCAAGGCCACGACCGCCAAGGCCGACAGCATCAACATCGTGACGGTCGGCTTCGGCGTCGGGCACGCCCCGTGCGACTCCCACGACCCGACCTTCCCGAGCGCCAACGCCACGAAGCTGCTCGCGAGCATGGCGAGCCCGATCAACGGCGTTGCCGCAGCCGACGACAACGACTGCAACACGGCCGCGGGCCAGCAGGCCGAGGACACCGACGGCGACAACTTCTTCTGCCCGGCCAAGGGCTCGAACGACCTCGCGTCGGTCTTCGTGACCGCCGGCCAGCAGCTCACGGGCACGAGCCCGCCCCGGCTCATCAAGTAA
- a CDS encoding pilus assembly protein TadG-related protein has protein sequence MGIQGGQAEDGRRARRARGDEGGFVLVWTALFLLVLLGFAALAIDFGHAYFVGQHEQNAADAASLAGAVYLPGDVTTAYDTATSIANTNGFKDGDRDGVAVTPQQQEHVSQLKVTITETIPTLFAKVLGFKAMTVTRSAVADYRPPVAMGSPNPQYGNDPDSSGDPGSATYPNLWGNVTSYATDKQNGNAYTSGVCNKSPIDGCAGSTNQDYTADGYYYAIHFNQAATVNVQVFDPGFVAVGNNCISGSDSNADLADAATTLTSQPAGWPVSTGYLAAPPFDVTRYAPVTGATDAPTTANPGNRYCTGDSAFGSASQLPATTYSLLGPAVAQGDPSTAVAAAGCSSWTFPGVEGTSSNSVVQMLAGGATVPVSPAPQYLATYFRQWFPICTITGQANTDYFLQVNGDANGSGNNNFSIRATQAGGALSSAVSIYGNAKMAIYANAGKDTLTQFYLARIPSNDAGQTLSLHLFDIGDAGTDVTGSLTIVPPTDSGLTSFSNCTAQSQTPSFTPSIAGDCKLTNVSSDTYQGRWVSVNIPIPANYLCDDASPTGCWFRIDYEFNGAVSDVTSWTAVLAGDPVRIVQ, from the coding sequence ATGGGCATCCAGGGCGGGCAGGCAGAGGACGGGCGACGCGCGCGGCGCGCCCGAGGAGACGAGGGCGGGTTCGTCCTCGTATGGACGGCGCTCTTCCTGCTCGTCCTCCTCGGATTCGCGGCACTCGCGATCGACTTCGGCCACGCGTACTTCGTCGGGCAGCACGAGCAGAACGCCGCCGACGCGGCGTCGCTCGCCGGCGCGGTCTACCTGCCGGGCGACGTGACGACCGCGTACGACACCGCGACGTCGATCGCGAACACGAACGGGTTCAAGGACGGCGACCGCGACGGCGTCGCAGTCACTCCGCAGCAGCAGGAACACGTCTCGCAACTGAAGGTCACGATCACCGAGACGATCCCGACCCTCTTCGCCAAAGTCCTCGGCTTCAAGGCGATGACCGTCACCCGCAGCGCCGTCGCCGACTACCGGCCGCCCGTTGCGATGGGCAGCCCCAACCCGCAGTACGGGAACGACCCCGACTCGAGCGGCGACCCCGGCAGCGCGACGTACCCGAACCTCTGGGGCAACGTCACCAGCTACGCGACCGACAAGCAGAACGGCAACGCGTACACGAGCGGCGTGTGCAACAAGTCGCCGATCGACGGCTGTGCCGGGAGCACCAATCAGGACTACACGGCGGACGGCTACTACTACGCGATCCATTTCAACCAGGCCGCGACGGTGAACGTGCAGGTCTTCGATCCCGGTTTCGTCGCCGTCGGCAACAACTGCATCTCCGGCAGCGACTCCAACGCGGATCTCGCGGACGCGGCGACCACGCTGACTTCGCAGCCGGCCGGTTGGCCGGTGAGCACCGGCTACCTCGCGGCGCCCCCGTTCGACGTGACGCGGTACGCGCCGGTCACGGGCGCGACCGACGCGCCGACCACGGCCAACCCGGGCAACCGCTACTGCACCGGCGACTCGGCCTTCGGAAGCGCTTCGCAGCTTCCGGCGACGACCTATTCGCTGCTCGGCCCCGCGGTCGCGCAGGGCGACCCCTCGACGGCCGTTGCGGCGGCGGGTTGCTCGTCGTGGACGTTCCCCGGAGTCGAGGGCACGTCGTCCAACAGCGTGGTGCAGATGCTCGCAGGCGGTGCGACCGTTCCGGTGTCGCCGGCGCCCCAGTACCTCGCGACGTACTTCCGTCAGTGGTTCCCGATCTGCACGATCACCGGTCAGGCGAACACCGACTACTTCCTCCAGGTGAACGGCGACGCGAACGGCAGCGGCAACAACAACTTCTCGATCCGCGCGACGCAGGCGGGCGGGGCACTGTCGAGCGCGGTCAGCATCTACGGCAACGCCAAGATGGCGATCTACGCGAACGCGGGCAAGGACACGCTCACGCAGTTCTACCTGGCGCGCATTCCGTCGAACGACGCCGGACAGACGCTGTCGCTGCACCTCTTCGACATCGGTGACGCCGGCACCGACGTGACGGGATCGCTCACGATCGTGCCGCCGACCGACTCCGGGCTCACGTCGTTCTCGAACTGCACCGCGCAGTCGCAGACTCCGAGCTTCACACCATCGATCGCCGGCGACTGCAAGCTCACGAACGTGAGCAGCGACACCTATCAAGGCCGTTGGGTCAGCGTGAACATACCGATCCCTGCGAACTACTTGTGCGACGACGCCAGCCCGACCGGTTGCTGGTTCCGCATCGACTACGAGTTCAACGGAGCGGTCAGCGACGTCACCTCGTGGACCGCAGTGCTCGCAGGCGACCCGGTCCGCATCGTGCAGTAG